From Dreissena polymorpha isolate Duluth1 chromosome 15, UMN_Dpol_1.0, whole genome shotgun sequence, a single genomic window includes:
- the LOC127860481 gene encoding twitchin-like isoform X2, which yields MDRLTTICVFIIGFKIVSSNLSKYTRLEGDNLIVRCNATVLPHIDVYWAKIDSRQPYRQKGTDLLIFNIDRTYSGQYVCYALNMTDAPYFNATGTNVTIDVITVDVEYPPRPVWGQLFSFEGSVGEPAKLTFNFSSNPRPKTIWSRPNGQQIRAAINDWQDRTELEWDGLNPVKVSDFGNYSVTLQNEYGTYTATMQLTADGFPEAPRDVHIYNVTDNSVTVRWTSGFDMGSHQRFLVLKLYNGNSFSTLTDFINDNSTTHGINQTWTYVVDGLTKNTFYNISVVAINEQKRMSRFSMPPTTFTTSGSPNTFDLLHPVSTGIVVGVALGSVILILGISAVLLFLLKWRRMRTSYEKA from the exons atggATCGGTTAACTactatatgtgtttttataatag GCTTTAAGATCGTATCATCAAATCTCAGCAAATACACGCGTTTAGAAGGCGACAATTTGATCGTACGCTGTAACGCCACGGTACTACCGCACATCGACGTATACTGGGCCAAAATAGACTCGAGGCAACCCTATCGGCAGAAGGGAACCGACCTCCTGATTTTCAACATCGACCGGACGTATTCCGGTCAATACGTCTGCTACGCCTTGAATATGACGGACGCTCCTTACTTCAACGCGACTGGGACCAACGTCACCATTGACGTCATCACAGTGGACGTAGAAT ATCCACCAAGGCCGGTATGGGGACAGCTTTTCAGTTTCGAGGGGTCCGTGGGTGAACCGGCCAAGCTGACCTTTAACTTTTCTTCCAATCCACGTCCCAAGACAATATGGTCAAGACCGAACGGTCAACAAATAAGGGCAGCGATCAACGACTGGCAAGACAGGACCGAACTGGAATGGGATGGCTTGAATCCGGTCAAAGTCAG cgATTTTGGGAACTACTCTGTTACGTTACAAAATGAGTATGGAACATATACGGCAACGATGCAACTTACTGCAGATG GTTTCCCGGAAGCTCCTCGCGATGTTCATATCTACAACGTCACAGACAACAGCGTCACGGTCCGATGGACGTCAGGTTTCGACATGGGCTCACATCAACGCTTCCTTGTCTTGAAACTTTACAATGGAAACTCCTTTTCTACG CTGACTGATTTTATCAACGACAACTCCACGACACACGGCATCAACCAAACGTGGACATATGTGGTTGACGGACTCACCAAGAACACGTTCTACAACATATCGGTCGTCGCGATAAACGAACAAAAACGCATGTCGAGATTTTCAATGCCGCCGACAACTTTCACAACTAGCG GTTCTCCCAACACCTTTGATCTTCTGCATCCCGTTTCAACGGGCATTGTCGTAGGTGTTGCACTGGGGTCGGTCATCTTAATCCTTGGAATTTCTGCTGTCTTGCTGTTCCTTCTCAAATGGAGACGAATGCGTACCTCTT atGAGAAGGCATAA
- the LOC127860481 gene encoding uncharacterized protein LOC127860481 isoform X1 has product MLNMDRFFTICLVLAGLQIVSSNLSKYTRLEGDNLIVRCNTTAQAHIAVYWAKNDSRHPYRQNGTDLLIFNIDRTYSGQYVCYALNMTDAPYFNTTGANVTIDVITVDVEYPPRPVWGQLFSFEGSVGEPAKLTFNFSSNPRPKTIWSRPNGQQIRAAINDWQDRTELEWDGLNPVKVSDFGNYSVTLQNEYGTYTATMQLTADGFPEAPRDVHIYNVTDNSVTVRWTSGFDMGSHQRFLVLKLYNGNSFSTLTDFINDNSTTHGINQTWTYVVDGLTKNTFYNISVVAINEQKRMSRFSMPPTTFTTSGSPNTFDLLHPVSTGIVVGVALGSVILILGISAVLLFLLKWRRMRTSYEKA; this is encoded by the exons GGCTTCAGATCGTTTCATCAAATCTTAGCAAGTACACACGTTTGGAAGGCGACAATTTGATCGTTCGCTGTAATACCACGGCTCAGGCGCACATCGCAGTGTACTGGGCCAAAAACGACTCGAGGCATCCCTACAGGCAGAATGGAACCGACCTCCTGATTTTCAACATCGACCGGACGTATTCCGGCCAATACGTCTGCTACGCCTTGAATATGACGGACGCTCCGTACTTCAACACAACAGGAGCAAACGTCACAATTGACGTCATCACAGTGGACGTAGAAT ATCCACCAAGGCCGGTATGGGGACAGCTTTTCAGTTTCGAGGGGTCCGTGGGTGAACCGGCCAAGCTGACCTTTAACTTTTCTTCCAATCCACGTCCCAAGACAATATGGTCAAGACCGAACGGTCAACAAATAAGGGCAGCGATCAACGACTGGCAAGACAGGACCGAACTGGAATGGGATGGCTTGAATCCGGTCAAAGTCAG cgATTTTGGGAACTACTCTGTTACGTTACAAAATGAGTATGGAACATATACGGCAACGATGCAACTTACTGCAGATG GTTTCCCGGAAGCTCCTCGCGATGTTCATATCTACAACGTCACAGACAACAGCGTCACGGTCCGATGGACGTCAGGTTTCGACATGGGCTCACATCAACGCTTCCTTGTCTTGAAACTTTACAATGGAAACTCCTTTTCTACG CTGACTGATTTTATCAACGACAACTCCACGACACACGGCATCAACCAAACGTGGACATATGTGGTTGACGGACTCACCAAGAACACGTTCTACAACATATCGGTCGTCGCGATAAACGAACAAAAACGCATGTCGAGATTTTCAATGCCGCCGACAACTTTCACAACTAGCG GTTCTCCCAACACCTTTGATCTTCTGCATCCCGTTTCAACGGGCATTGTCGTAGGTGTTGCACTGGGGTCGGTCATCTTAATCCTTGGAATTTCTGCTGTCTTGCTGTTCCTTCTCAAATGGAGACGAATGCGTACCTCTT atGAGAAGGCATAA